One Acaryochloris marina S15 DNA segment encodes these proteins:
- a CDS encoding tetratricopeptide repeat protein: protein MFSNCPTQWILSTSFLVSSLFLVGCQPIQAKPDINVSQANSTEITQAREKKSQDYLIAGIQKALTEDYTGAIESYDLAIQLISSNPEVYYNRGVAYFSIGHRDHAIQDFNRAIEINPTMAEAYGNRGTIRLLMDERQGALSDFKKAAQLFDEQADHSSAETMRGLIKQNNTQPQ from the coding sequence ATGTTTTCTAATTGTCCCACTCAATGGATTCTCAGCACTTCTTTCCTCGTAAGTAGCCTATTTCTAGTGGGTTGCCAACCGATTCAAGCTAAACCCGATATTAATGTTTCTCAGGCAAACTCTACAGAAATTACTCAGGCTAGGGAAAAGAAATCTCAAGATTACCTCATAGCTGGGATTCAAAAAGCCCTTACCGAAGACTATACGGGTGCAATTGAATCTTACGATCTAGCTATTCAATTAATATCCTCGAATCCGGAAGTTTATTACAATCGCGGCGTTGCGTATTTCTCAATTGGTCACCGTGATCATGCGATCCAGGATTTTAACCGAGCCATCGAGATAAATCCCACTATGGCTGAAGCTTATGGTAATCGCGGTACGATTCGCCTGCTAATGGATGAACGTCAAGGTGCCTTGTCGGATTTCAAGAAAGCCGCTCAGTTATTTGACGAGCAAGCAGACCATAGCTCTGCTGAAACAATGCGTGGGTTGATTAAGCAAAATAATACTCAACCCCAATAG
- a CDS encoding RNA-binding protein: protein MSIYVGNLSYDVTEQDLNTTFAEYGTVKSAKLPTDRETGRKRGFAFVEMGDDAEEAKAIEELDGAEWMGRTLKVNKAKPRENRGGGGGNRW, encoded by the coding sequence ATGTCGATTTACGTTGGTAACCTCTCTTATGACGTTACAGAGCAAGACCTAAATACCACTTTTGCCGAATATGGAACCGTAAAAAGTGCCAAGCTTCCCACTGACAGAGAAACAGGGCGCAAGCGTGGATTTGCCTTTGTCGAAATGGGTGATGATGCTGAGGAAGCCAAAGCTATTGAAGAACTTGACGGTGCTGAATGGATGGGACGTACCCTGAAAGTGAATAAAGCAAAGCCCCGTGAGAATAGAGGTGGTGGTGGTGGTAACCGCTGGTAG
- a CDS encoding DUF6431 domain-containing protein: protein MTEKQAHQNRTAIVHFGATKQDYLDLVQADNRRPLIEYLQAPLTAQLSPERHKPCCRDTSRYTLHALRERQVQGWLGPVETIPICRVRCQSCRAVFTVLPSFILRYRRQDADCLGKLLELNLGMGLSNRETATIYSWQGAERGWQPGWVWSLVQWLGNLMPVYLLLLRLGLTPPPIYSVTRSLPV, encoded by the coding sequence ATGACTGAAAAACAAGCCCATCAAAATCGTACGGCAATTGTTCATTTTGGTGCAACCAAACAAGACTATTTAGACCTGGTGCAAGCAGACAATCGCCGCCCCTTAATCGAGTATCTGCAAGCGCCCCTGACAGCCCAACTCTCTCCAGAACGTCATAAGCCCTGCTGCCGTGATACCAGTCGTTATACGCTCCATGCTTTACGAGAGCGCCAAGTTCAAGGGTGGTTAGGACCAGTCGAGACAATCCCTATCTGTCGAGTGCGCTGCCAAAGCTGTCGAGCCGTTTTCACGGTTTTGCCCAGCTTTATCCTGCGCTATCGTCGTCAAGATGCCGACTGCTTGGGGAAACTGCTGGAGTTGAATTTAGGCATGGGACTGAGCAACAGAGAGACGGCTACGATTTATAGCTGGCAGGGAGCAGAGCGAGGTTGGCAACCCGGTTGGGTTTGGAGTCTGGTGCAGTGGTTGGGGAACTTGATGCCTGTGTATTTACTTTTACTGCGTCTGGGACTCACCCCCCCGCCCATTTACTCAGTGACGAGAAGTTTGCCAGTTTAG
- a CDS encoding IS5 family transposase, translating into MKQQYRVRNWSEYNLALRQRGSLTFWVSEASTEHWLNTKPSEQLGAPRTYSDVAIMSVVTIKNLFQLAGRQATGLLASLFELMRLELPVPDHSTVSRRMGKLEVTLPILNREQARHVVIDSTGVKVYGEGEWKVRQHGISKRRTWRKLHLAVDETTGEILAAVVSTNDWGDSEILPDLLEQIGGEIEQVSSDGAYDTSGCYDTITGRGAQPVIPPRKNAVIWQHGNCKAPPHPRDEALRAIRKQGRKKWKQESHYHRRSLSETTMFRHKTAFGGKVQSRKFENQATELLCQCAMLNRMIQLGKPVSVPVAA; encoded by the coding sequence ATGAAGCAGCAATACCGTGTCCGCAACTGGAGTGAGTACAACCTGGCCTTGAGACAAAGGGGTAGCCTGACCTTTTGGGTGAGCGAAGCATCCACAGAGCACTGGCTTAACACTAAACCTTCAGAGCAATTAGGGGCACCCAGAACCTACTCAGACGTTGCCATTATGAGCGTGGTCACGATAAAAAATCTGTTTCAGCTAGCGGGTCGTCAAGCGACTGGATTGCTCGCATCATTGTTTGAGTTGATGCGGTTGGAACTGCCCGTGCCAGACCACAGCACGGTTTCTCGGCGCATGGGGAAACTCGAGGTCACATTGCCGATTCTGAACAGGGAGCAAGCCCGTCATGTTGTGATTGATTCAACCGGGGTCAAAGTTTATGGAGAGGGCGAGTGGAAAGTCCGTCAACACGGGATTAGCAAACGTCGTACTTGGCGAAAACTCCATTTGGCTGTGGATGAAACCACTGGAGAAATCTTGGCCGCAGTTGTGAGCACCAATGACTGGGGGGATTCAGAGATCCTGCCGGACTTACTCGAGCAGATTGGCGGAGAGATTGAACAGGTTTCATCTGATGGGGCGTATGACACAAGCGGATGCTATGACACCATCACAGGGCGAGGAGCCCAGCCTGTAATCCCCCCGCGAAAAAATGCGGTGATTTGGCAGCATGGCAACTGTAAAGCACCACCACACCCGAGGGATGAAGCCTTACGCGCTATCCGTAAACAGGGGCGCAAAAAGTGGAAACAGGAGTCTCATTATCACCGTCGGTCGTTATCCGAAACGACGATGTTTCGACATAAAACCGCTTTTGGAGGTAAAGTGCAATCCCGTAAATTTGAAAATCAAGCGACAGAATTATTGTGTCAATGCGCGATGCTGAACCGAATGATTCAACTCGGTAAGCCTGTCAGTGTTCCAGTCGCTGCTTAA
- a CDS encoding AI-2E family transporter, which translates to MQELLQQLPRWLKLLLVMPVVILNLWLVALVLQFCQPLITIFLIANLLAFILDYPVQLLQKWGIQRSYGVLAIIFLAGLGGILFSITLAPNFVEQLTGLSRRLPSWIESGSRQLQTLNTGLAAQNLPIDLSGVADQLNHLLPDEVKLLPNQVLSLVREIADSLIEILLTAVFTLYLLLHGQAFWDGMFARLPVTFGQTVREALRLQFRNYFLGQVAIATLMGITLTTTFFLLKIPYWLVFGIGIGATVLIPFGDFLGIAVVSLLVALKSIWLGGEVLVISALIDQVIDNVIAPRILGKLVGLNPLWVLIALILGAQIGGILGILIAVPLAGSIKVMLDTLLPITATGVAEIEAGVSTSN; encoded by the coding sequence ATGCAAGAATTGCTTCAACAGCTTCCCAGATGGTTAAAATTGCTCCTCGTGATGCCAGTGGTGATTCTGAATCTGTGGTTAGTTGCTCTAGTTCTCCAATTTTGTCAGCCATTAATAACGATTTTTCTCATTGCTAATCTTTTAGCATTTATCCTGGACTATCCTGTCCAACTGTTGCAGAAGTGGGGAATTCAGCGTAGCTATGGGGTATTAGCTATTATCTTCTTGGCAGGATTGGGGGGCATCCTCTTTAGCATTACCCTAGCACCCAATTTCGTTGAACAACTAACGGGGCTTAGCCGACGATTACCCAGCTGGATTGAGTCAGGCAGTCGGCAACTGCAAACCTTGAATACTGGGTTAGCTGCTCAGAATTTACCCATTGATTTGAGCGGTGTGGCTGACCAGTTGAACCATCTATTGCCAGACGAGGTGAAATTACTGCCCAATCAAGTGCTGAGTTTAGTGCGCGAGATTGCTGATAGTCTTATTGAAATACTGTTAACAGCGGTGTTTACGCTCTATCTATTACTGCATGGTCAAGCGTTTTGGGATGGCATGTTTGCTCGATTACCAGTGACCTTTGGACAGACAGTGCGTGAAGCCCTACGGTTGCAGTTTAGAAATTATTTTCTGGGACAGGTTGCCATTGCAACCCTAATGGGGATAACGCTTACGACTACTTTTTTTCTGCTCAAGATCCCCTATTGGCTGGTTTTTGGTATTGGTATTGGTGCCACCGTTTTAATTCCTTTTGGAGACTTTTTGGGAATTGCAGTAGTGAGTCTGCTGGTGGCCCTAAAAAGTATTTGGCTCGGGGGTGAAGTACTCGTAATCAGCGCCCTCATTGATCAAGTGATTGATAATGTGATCGCACCTCGTATTCTAGGTAAATTAGTAGGGCTTAATCCTTTATGGGTACTGATTGCTCTAATTTTAGGAGCCCAAATTGGGGGCATTTTAGGGATCTTGATCGCAGTTCCGCTCGCAGGCTCAATCAAAGTGATGTTGGATACTCTTTTACCCATTACTGCGACAGGAGTCGCGGAAATCGAAGCAGGAGTCAGTACATCGAACTGA
- a CDS encoding PRC-barrel domain-containing protein yields the protein MTMSPATLIHHSNLFHRRVTDQSDSEKLGRVTQVWLDYRDHKVLGFTCQSGLWDNTACTFPWEQIAAIEAQQILMKAIPSNHQSVTLNLELKRMTAVDTQISHEVWTQSGNYIGMISNCRIFPYSGVVKDYILIVRSLRQLTIKQFYLPSSMIIDVGRGWIMVPDRVMQEIELVEEKRVIDGTLPPAWA from the coding sequence ATGACTATGTCACCCGCAACTCTGATTCATCACAGCAATTTATTCCATAGGCGAGTCACAGACCAATCGGACTCTGAGAAGCTAGGTCGAGTCACCCAAGTTTGGCTTGATTATCGTGATCATAAAGTCTTGGGATTCACTTGCCAATCGGGGTTATGGGACAATACCGCTTGTACTTTCCCTTGGGAACAAATTGCGGCAATAGAGGCTCAACAAATTCTAATGAAGGCTATCCCCTCTAACCATCAATCTGTCACTCTAAACCTAGAGCTAAAAAGGATGACAGCAGTAGATACTCAAATTTCCCACGAGGTCTGGACACAATCGGGCAACTATATTGGCATGATTTCGAACTGCCGCATTTTCCCGTACTCTGGAGTGGTCAAAGATTACATCCTTATAGTAAGAAGTCTGAGACAGCTCACCATCAAGCAATTCTATTTACCCTCGTCCATGATTATTGACGTGGGTCGCGGATGGATTATGGTTCCTGATAGAGTCATGCAAGAGATTGAGCTGGTTGAAGAAAAAAGGGTTATTGATGGTACATTACCTCCAGCATGGGCATAG
- a CDS encoding serine/threonine-protein kinase → MTTTTDKAGKYSIIREIAQGGFGRTLLAEDLEGKRVVLKQENPQQYNAGSEALQLFHKECDRQKELGHHDQIPGFIEYFEEGENRYIAQEFIDGQTLKSELEESGAFSEEQIIALLDDILPVIQFIHNNQVIHRDIKPDNIIRRFSDNKLVLVDFGASKPITDTVLAKTGTMIGSPLFVAPEQSRGKARYASDIYSLGLTCAHLLTNVSPFDLVNEDDGRWIWQDYCTQVISDDVALVINTMLNRGLKDRYKSASEVLDAIAAIDQPDQEEHWIAKAFTEMGGKDSLDPESTFPWEQQENEPDAWFERFEIFLHMTSDERDVHKACKAYFLANKGDRDSSLEEWVTFFNRFNWETRANAYDESAIGGFLKHVQAGDKSGPLAIFIRPLAAFVATVTVLGVAVTLISPDSSVFIQEPSVIEQPVQEPERDDGILPRFPILDDLKDDLVADMGHSKELAQGFNHMFFVMKIMLILFSIGAILPGIWIAIKYMVYAERN, encoded by the coding sequence ATGACAACTACCACAGATAAAGCTGGTAAATATTCCATTATTCGAGAAATTGCCCAAGGTGGTTTTGGCCGAACCCTCTTGGCTGAAGACTTGGAAGGGAAGCGGGTTGTTCTTAAGCAGGAAAACCCTCAGCAGTACAATGCTGGGTCTGAAGCACTACAGCTTTTTCATAAGGAATGTGATCGGCAAAAAGAGTTGGGTCACCACGATCAAATACCGGGGTTCATTGAATATTTTGAAGAAGGTGAAAACAGGTATATTGCCCAAGAATTTATTGATGGACAGACACTAAAAAGTGAGCTTGAAGAATCGGGTGCTTTTTCTGAGGAGCAAATCATTGCCTTGCTCGACGATATTCTTCCTGTCATCCAATTTATCCACAACAACCAAGTAATCCACCGTGACATAAAGCCAGACAACATCATTCGACGTTTTTCTGATAACAAGCTGGTCTTAGTGGATTTCGGAGCATCTAAGCCGATTACGGATACAGTACTAGCAAAGACTGGAACGATGATCGGATCACCACTATTCGTAGCACCAGAACAATCCCGTGGTAAGGCCAGATATGCCAGCGATATTTATAGCTTGGGCTTGACCTGCGCCCATTTGCTTACCAATGTTTCCCCCTTTGATTTAGTGAACGAGGATGATGGTCGCTGGATCTGGCAGGACTATTGCACGCAGGTTATCTCTGATGATGTTGCACTTGTCATCAATACGATGCTCAATCGAGGATTGAAGGATCGGTATAAGTCGGCCTCTGAAGTGCTTGATGCGATAGCTGCAATAGACCAGCCTGACCAAGAAGAACATTGGATTGCCAAAGCCTTTACAGAGATGGGCGGCAAAGATTCACTAGACCCTGAATCGACTTTCCCGTGGGAGCAGCAAGAGAACGAACCTGATGCTTGGTTTGAGCGCTTTGAAATTTTCTTGCATATGACATCTGATGAAAGAGATGTTCATAAGGCATGTAAGGCATATTTTCTGGCAAACAAGGGAGATCGCGATAGCAGCTTAGAAGAGTGGGTAACCTTTTTCAATCGCTTCAATTGGGAGACCAGAGCAAACGCTTATGATGAATCGGCTATTGGTGGTTTTTTAAAGCACGTTCAAGCAGGGGATAAATCTGGGCCATTAGCCATATTCATTAGACCTCTTGCAGCCTTTGTTGCAACAGTGACTGTTTTAGGGGTGGCTGTCACCCTCATCTCTCCTGATTCTTCCGTATTCATCCAAGAGCCATCAGTAATCGAACAACCTGTCCAGGAGCCTGAACGTGACGATGGGATATTGCCAAGATTTCCCATCCTTGATGATCTGAAAGATGATCTGGTGGCTGATATGGGACACTCAAAAGAACTGGCTCAAGGCTTCAATCATATGTTTTTCGTCATGAAAATCATGCTGATATTGTTTTCCATAGGAGCCATTCTGCCGGGGATATGGATAGCAATAAAGTATATGGTTTATGCTGAACGAAATTGA
- a CDS encoding MFS transporter produces the protein MNLGFLGIQFGWGLQMANMSAIFEHLGANAHQIPILWIAAPLTGLIVQPIIGNLSDHTWGPLGRRRPYLLVGALLAFCALILMPHCSTLWMAALMLWLLDMSANTSMVPFRAFVGDLLPKEQRTRGFAMQSIMVGLGAVSASGMPWILNNIFAVNNATSALQRIPKTVQLSFYIGAAIFLGTVLWTIFTTPEHPPKNIARFEELQEERGGVINSLQETWQVLMDMPPTMRQLAWVQSFTWLGLFCFFLYFPPAVAHNIFGAEHQSTPLYSDGIEWAGLCFAMLNISCAGFSLLLPLLTRRLNRKVTHSLCLCSGGISLISLVAIHNQYMLLLPMVGFGITWSSVQSLPYAMLAGTVPTQRRGIYQGVFNFFVVLPEIAVSIGFGWIMKNLLNEDRLAAVVLGGGFLVVAAVATLFVQVPHQTNIIGPEPPKLSD, from the coding sequence ATGAACTTAGGATTTCTGGGCATCCAATTTGGCTGGGGGCTTCAGATGGCCAACATGAGCGCTATTTTTGAGCATTTAGGTGCCAATGCCCATCAAATTCCTATTCTTTGGATTGCTGCACCCCTAACAGGCTTGATAGTACAACCGATTATTGGCAATCTTAGCGATCATACCTGGGGACCTCTAGGTCGTCGCCGTCCCTATCTACTGGTCGGTGCACTACTAGCTTTTTGTGCATTGATTTTAATGCCACACTGCTCAACCTTATGGATGGCAGCATTGATGTTATGGCTCTTAGATATGAGTGCCAACACTAGCATGGTCCCATTTCGAGCTTTCGTCGGTGATTTGCTTCCTAAAGAGCAGCGAACTCGGGGTTTTGCCATGCAAAGCATCATGGTTGGTTTAGGGGCAGTATCAGCTTCTGGGATGCCCTGGATCCTCAACAATATATTTGCTGTTAATAACGCGACGAGTGCCTTACAGCGAATACCTAAAACTGTTCAGCTCTCGTTTTATATCGGGGCAGCTATATTTTTAGGAACGGTTTTATGGACCATCTTCACGACCCCAGAACATCCTCCTAAAAATATAGCGCGTTTTGAGGAGCTCCAAGAAGAGCGAGGAGGAGTCATTAATAGTCTGCAAGAGACTTGGCAAGTTCTGATGGATATGCCCCCAACCATGAGGCAACTTGCTTGGGTACAGAGTTTTACTTGGCTAGGACTATTTTGCTTTTTTCTCTACTTCCCACCCGCTGTAGCTCACAATATTTTTGGGGCGGAACATCAGAGCACACCTCTTTACAGCGATGGGATTGAATGGGCAGGACTATGTTTTGCCATGCTAAATATTTCCTGTGCGGGATTTTCGTTACTTTTACCCCTTTTAACTAGGCGCTTGAATCGTAAGGTCACCCACAGTTTATGCCTATGCAGTGGCGGAATTAGTTTAATTTCTTTGGTCGCCATTCATAACCAGTACATGCTGCTTCTGCCAATGGTTGGCTTTGGCATCACCTGGTCTAGTGTTCAGTCTCTACCCTATGCCATGTTGGCAGGAACCGTTCCTACTCAGCGCAGAGGGATTTACCAAGGTGTTTTTAACTTCTTCGTGGTTTTACCTGAGATTGCAGTTTCCATCGGCTTTGGTTGGATTATGAAGAACTTGCTCAACGAGGATCGTCTAGCTGCTGTTGTCTTAGGAGGAGGATTCTTAGTGGTTGCAGCGGTGGCCACACTATTTGTTCAGGTCCCTCATCAAACCAACATTATTGGCCCTGAACCTCCGAAATTGAGTGATTGA
- a CDS encoding cyclic nucleotide-binding domain-containing protein produces MVNLATLSSGSSPWKLGRLAQLLLLAVVVLTYSVIEMAVANSLFITHVGADGLPLAFILIGLFSIPAYAIFSQVVDQYSRPQLFRYMLLLAAMMAVGMWFLLAQTGIVIYYIVLIFVFFQWHFHNNILYASLLTDYFTALDYKRYAPFIGMSQAAGTIVGGGLTALLSHFLSTRTLLLGLPVIFGVAISQLFYFENTQRPIESVGRKDNVGMIEALRTFPGLVKRYPLMLFLAASSFLLVIIYLSAQFVWFSIYAQNYTEDALTGFLGSLRVSFSIIQVLVLYCFTRPLLHWVGVARMNVVYPLTTLFGLFGIVMQTSLPTAIALHMNGDGLNKSINIPVHQLNYNAFPREFLGRIRTLSDGLFYAVGQTTAGGLLWVCHHSLSLTQIAWIAIGLTVVLFGLRLPMGKYYAQGLEEMICSDAINLDKLGDLQLPLPQESSAVIRTLLQDNDRYTQIKGLEFATQLGQPSQFYLDVKPLLGQEDTDVQTAIVRLFSTNPDPKTVPIFEDCLQTASGSLRTMAFEILIANRYPFDIEQLRTNLKDGDPTIQALAALAIIQVGKMDKTLQTTCEQIWCSQLSEATGQAVVRVVACSQNRALMTVLKLLLMQDNSVIQQESLAVLATLGQAGDQDLADIAITASDHPAPLVRAAAFKLLGVVHIPEYVNNIAVGFQDPDPRVRQQAAQILPVYGKPGLQIAKESLSSNDTEVVNTAISAIGQVRNRQAGEILYEYLAPEFQQLAHTRRWQQQIPSTDPSWQPLALAVEDFHNRLLQKVLYILACLGHDRTVNAINRILNTNEQKDLASAVEALASLKNRRFILPLLPELEQVVKKEPASGWSCAEPQWMRDEGYKLLLEALETQDRWIRIGALIALAGVSSALVNDPDPLVKTVVEEIFFSADPDPLLNSQFMKRLLLLKKIALFKNLSLDELVLIDQTLEQEQKLTGETIFAEGSWCTHFYIIAEGKVQIIKDIDAQSRELKQLSVGEYFGEVALFDDAPHWDGSVALEDCTLLKLEKNRFLSLMTQRPHIILEICRFLSQRLRETDNYHSLGTLELSQVTESV; encoded by the coding sequence ATGGTTAATTTAGCAACGCTTTCGTCCGGGTCATCCCCGTGGAAATTGGGGCGACTTGCTCAGCTGTTGTTGTTGGCGGTAGTAGTGCTCACCTACAGCGTAATTGAAATGGCCGTGGCCAATTCCCTCTTCATCACCCATGTAGGCGCAGATGGTTTACCCCTCGCATTTATATTGATTGGTCTCTTTTCAATCCCAGCTTATGCCATATTTTCACAGGTGGTGGATCAGTATAGTCGGCCGCAATTATTTCGATACATGCTGCTATTGGCTGCAATGATGGCTGTGGGTATGTGGTTTTTACTGGCTCAGACAGGGATTGTAATCTACTACATCGTCCTGATTTTTGTCTTTTTTCAGTGGCACTTCCATAACAATATTCTCTATGCCAGTCTGCTGACAGATTATTTTACGGCTCTAGACTACAAGCGATATGCCCCGTTTATCGGTATGTCCCAAGCGGCTGGCACTATAGTGGGGGGCGGGTTGACGGCATTATTGAGCCATTTTCTCTCTACCCGAACGCTATTGCTAGGGTTGCCCGTGATTTTTGGTGTGGCAATCTCACAGTTGTTCTACTTTGAAAATACCCAACGACCAATTGAAAGCGTTGGCAGAAAAGATAATGTGGGCATGATTGAAGCCCTGAGAACCTTTCCTGGCTTGGTGAAACGTTACCCGCTGATGCTGTTTCTGGCCGCTAGCAGTTTCTTATTGGTGATTATCTACTTATCTGCTCAGTTTGTATGGTTTAGCATTTATGCTCAGAACTATACGGAAGATGCACTTACAGGATTCTTGGGATCGTTGCGAGTTAGCTTTAGCATCATCCAGGTGCTAGTGCTCTATTGCTTCACCCGGCCTCTCTTGCATTGGGTAGGGGTAGCTCGAATGAATGTGGTCTATCCCTTAACTACCCTATTTGGTCTGTTTGGCATTGTGATGCAAACCAGTTTACCGACTGCGATTGCACTGCATATGAATGGGGATGGTCTCAACAAAAGTATCAACATTCCTGTCCATCAGCTTAACTATAATGCTTTCCCTCGAGAGTTTTTAGGACGAATTAGGACCCTTAGTGATGGGTTATTCTATGCTGTTGGACAAACAACGGCGGGCGGGTTGCTCTGGGTCTGCCATCACTCCTTGAGCTTGACTCAAATTGCCTGGATCGCGATTGGTCTAACGGTCGTGCTGTTTGGCCTACGCTTACCCATGGGGAAATACTATGCCCAGGGGCTTGAAGAAATGATCTGCTCGGATGCCATTAACTTAGATAAACTGGGAGATCTACAGTTACCCCTCCCCCAAGAGTCAAGTGCAGTGATTCGCACCTTACTGCAAGATAACGATCGCTACACCCAAATCAAAGGGCTGGAATTTGCAACCCAATTGGGGCAACCCAGCCAGTTTTATCTAGATGTGAAGCCATTATTGGGGCAGGAAGATACAGATGTGCAAACGGCAATTGTTCGGCTGTTTAGTACCAATCCAGATCCTAAAACTGTGCCTATTTTTGAGGATTGTTTACAAACAGCATCAGGGTCGCTGCGTACAATGGCATTCGAAATTCTGATTGCCAATCGTTATCCCTTTGACATAGAGCAACTGCGAACTAATCTAAAAGATGGTGATCCTACAATTCAGGCCCTTGCTGCACTGGCTATTATCCAAGTGGGCAAAATGGACAAAACGCTGCAAACCACTTGTGAACAAATTTGGTGCTCACAATTATCTGAAGCAACGGGGCAAGCGGTAGTTCGAGTTGTGGCCTGTAGTCAAAATCGAGCTTTGATGACCGTGCTAAAGCTGCTGCTAATGCAAGACAATTCAGTCATCCAGCAAGAGAGTTTAGCTGTTCTGGCAACCCTTGGCCAAGCGGGTGACCAAGATTTAGCTGATATCGCCATTACAGCCAGTGATCATCCTGCTCCCTTAGTCCGAGCCGCAGCATTTAAACTACTAGGGGTTGTCCATATCCCAGAGTATGTCAACAATATTGCCGTGGGATTTCAGGATCCAGATCCGAGGGTGCGACAGCAAGCAGCCCAAATTTTGCCTGTCTATGGGAAGCCAGGATTACAGATTGCTAAAGAAAGTTTATCGTCCAATGATACAGAAGTTGTGAACACTGCGATTTCAGCCATTGGTCAAGTCCGAAATCGTCAGGCCGGAGAAATTTTGTATGAGTATCTAGCCCCTGAGTTTCAACAGCTAGCTCATACCCGTAGATGGCAACAGCAAATCCCCAGCACTGATCCCAGCTGGCAGCCTTTAGCTTTAGCAGTTGAAGACTTTCACAACCGACTTTTACAAAAAGTGCTCTATATTCTGGCCTGCCTCGGCCATGACCGCACGGTCAATGCTATCAATCGTATTCTGAACACCAATGAACAAAAAGATTTAGCCAGTGCAGTGGAAGCGTTAGCTTCTCTAAAAAATCGTCGCTTTATTCTCCCTCTGCTCCCAGAGCTTGAGCAGGTCGTTAAAAAAGAACCGGCCAGTGGGTGGAGCTGCGCTGAACCACAATGGATGCGAGATGAAGGGTATAAGTTACTCTTAGAAGCCCTGGAGACCCAAGACCGATGGATTCGGATTGGGGCTTTAATTGCATTAGCAGGTGTATCCTCGGCCTTAGTTAACGATCCTGACCCATTAGTGAAGACCGTTGTGGAGGAGATTTTCTTCTCTGCTGATCCAGATCCTCTACTTAATAGTCAATTTATGAAACGTCTATTGCTCCTCAAAAAGATCGCACTCTTCAAGAACCTATCTCTTGATGAACTGGTCTTGATTGATCAAACCTTAGAACAAGAACAGAAACTTACTGGAGAAACGATTTTTGCAGAAGGGAGTTGGTGTACACACTTCTATATCATTGCTGAAGGTAAGGTTCAAATCATCAAAGACATTGATGCTCAGTCTCGTGAATTAAAGCAGCTCTCCGTCGGAGAATATTTTGGAGAAGTGGCCCTGTTTGATGACGCTCCACATTGGGATGGATCTGTTGCTTTAGAAGATTGCACATTACTCAAGTTAGAAAAAAACCGATTTCTTAGCCTGATGACTCAGCGCCCCCACATTATCTTGGAAATTTGTCGATTCCTCAGTCAACGTCTCCGAGAAACTGATAATTACCATTCACTAGGAACGCTAGAGTTATCTCAAGTAACAGAATCTGTTTAG
- a CDS encoding alpha/beta hydrolase, producing MAIFPKWLPKIGRWGVGLSLATVTVASTTSLFLSSSPANAAEKVVFTYKQFGQSLTIDELETFAQTGKASSKLKFFLNVSGQDPEAARQFMTKEVKVKLQTADRLLHILPGEYALFQAGQIFQTPSKKANLQAFRSAVILSLSDDNRISFLEFLQRYPTQEFVVDGFKLAKVADTIDGLIGSGEEAVEGTGPLAVAKDVLSSFICDCSQ from the coding sequence ATGGCCATATTTCCCAAGTGGTTGCCAAAGATTGGTCGTTGGGGTGTCGGGTTGTCTTTAGCCACGGTAACGGTGGCCTCAACTACTAGTCTATTCTTGTCCAGTTCTCCTGCTAATGCTGCTGAGAAAGTGGTGTTTACCTACAAGCAGTTTGGTCAATCTCTAACTATTGATGAATTAGAGACCTTTGCCCAGACAGGTAAAGCCTCTTCTAAACTCAAGTTCTTTTTGAATGTGTCAGGACAAGATCCTGAAGCGGCCCGTCAGTTTATGACTAAGGAGGTAAAAGTAAAGCTGCAGACCGCAGATCGTTTGCTTCATATCCTCCCTGGTGAATATGCCTTATTTCAGGCAGGACAGATATTCCAGACCCCTAGCAAAAAAGCTAATCTGCAAGCATTTCGCTCCGCTGTCATCCTTTCTCTCAGTGATGACAATCGCATATCTTTCTTGGAGTTTTTACAGCGATATCCGACTCAAGAGTTTGTTGTGGATGGCTTTAAACTCGCCAAAGTAGCTGACACCATTGATGGCCTCATTGGAAGTGGTGAAGAGGCAGTAGAAGGAACGGGTCCCTTAGCTGTAGCTAAAGATGTTCTGAGTAGTTTCATTTGTGACTGCTCACAATAG